TTTGCACAATAATCACATAAGCCAGCAGTGCACATGGTGGAGAGATGGCCCTTCTGTTCGCAACGGAGGCAACGATAGCAAGCCAAAGGGTTATCAGGAGCGGCAGCATGTACCCCAGCCGAAGCAGCCGCTGAAGCCACAGGAACCGGAGCCGACCGGAGCCGAGGTACCAACAACGGCCggttcagaagaagaagccccCAAGCTTGAAGAAGAAGCATGCACCAGGCCAGCCAACGCAGCCACAGGAGCAGTCGCCGGGGGAGGAATGATCATCGGCGTACTCGCCAGAGGAGGTGCCGACAACACAGCAACTTGCATTTGCTGGCCGCCAGCCAACCCAGCCAGCACCTGCTGGCCGTCAGCCAGTACAGCCTGCACCTGCAGCCCCGCCAGCGACCACGCCACCGCCAACCGACGCCCCCTCGCCCTGCTGGTGCCCCGAGCCACGACCCCAACCACGCCTACAGCGATTATTGTAAAAACGCCCGCGTGGAGGATCATGCCGGAAGCTACGGCCAcagccaccgcctccgccatAGCCGCCACCATAGAACCCACCATATCCGCCACTATAGGCGCCGCCTTGGTATCCACCATATCCACCATAGTCATGGCGGTACCCGCCTCCGTAAAACCCGCGGAAGCCCGCACCGTAGCTGCCATAGAAGTCACCTTGCGCCGCTGCGACGCCGCCTCCAGCACCACCCACTGCAACAAAGGAAGGAGCTGCACCACCCCCCTGGATCGCAGGAGCAGCGCCACCTCCCTGGAACGCAGGAGCAGCGCCACCACCCTGGAACGCTGGAGCagaagcagccgccgccacatagccaccgccgccaccggaagCCGGAGGGCCAGCAAGGAGGACACCGCCGGTCTAACCCTGGACGCCGCCCATCGGCACAGCAGTAACAGCACCACTGCCAGGCCCACGCCGGCGCCCGCAgcctggccgccgccaccctgaACGCCGCCGAGAGAAGGATCCATCCGCTTGACAGAAACAACTCGAGCGGCGAGCCCTACCACTCTTCCGCGTGGAAAAATCCTCACGTCATGTTGGGCCGCACCAGTTACCTGGGCCCTGAACTTGCTTTATTTCATTCCAGTCATGCCCGAAATCTGCGTTGGGCACTTGGGCCCCTGCTTGGATTCCTCTGTTTTCTCTTAACTAGATTCCTCTGTTTTTGCTGCCCTGCTTTTAGTCCACCGGTCTGTGAACACCCTCGAATGTGCGTAGAAGGGTTTCGGGCGCGCTTGGGAGGCAGCCCAAGCCCACGAGATTCGAAATCCGCTGATTGCGCTGCACACGCAACAGGCATCGGCAGACTCGGCGaagatggccgccgccgacggcgcgAGACGACCATCCAACCGACATCCCCGAGGATAACCGGAGGAGAGACCCGCCGTGGCGGGAGCGGGCCCTTCCACGGCTTAGACCGGCGCCCCGATGGCGCAACTTGACGTCGGACAGGCAGCCGCGTCTGGCGCTTGTACTCCTGCCCCAAAACAACGGCACTCCACGGGGAATAGCCTGCAACCACCGCATCGCGTCTGAACTCTGCCGGCGACCCATCCAAAACAGCAGCTCGCAGGGCAGCAGAGAAGCACccggcctcgtcgccggacGCATCATCATCCAGCGCCCAGAACCGCCCGGTAGTCGCCACCAACGGTCCTTCGGATGAGACGCTCATTTTCCTCCGGATGATTTGTGCGCTAGCTAGATGGTACTTCAAAACGGAGGCCAATTTGACTCATGGTTgaaaaaaagatcaaacaaCTTCACATGTAAAGTTTAAATAGAAATGCTGAAGCGAGGTTGGTTCCTTGTCGTGGAACTATACCACACAGGTTCGAGCTCCAGACTTGCATGGGtgattgcatttttctgaatttatttCAAAGCTTAAACGGTGATGTGCTTTTAGTGGCGAGCGACGTAACCGTCAACTATGGGGTGCCTGTGTTGACTTTGTCAATCTCAACATGATCTACCGGACcagtctctcggaggtgctcataggagTATGGtgtgcatgcgtgcgtgcgttcaCAGGGGTGAGTGTACATGTGTGTTTATTTGTAAGTGTCTCCGTCTGTACCGTGTTTTCTAAAAATAGAAATCTTGAAAATGTAAataagggagagagagaaaaaccTGGTGAATGAAATTTAAAAGATTCGGgcatatatgaaaaaaaagactacATGAAGAAAGTGAAAAATCTTAGGATATAAATTATAACAATATAGCACCAATCTTTTTCTACGACGAATTGAGAGCTCAAAGAAAGGACTCCGTGTTCGAGTTCGACGTTATGCTGGCAATGACTTTTTGATCTGGCCGTGTGCAATGTGCACAGTATTATAAGAAGGTTAATAGAAGACCAACTCATTTCATTAGGAAGAAGGCCATCCAACAACAAGCTAGCCAGCGGATGGAGTCGATGGCAAACAGTCCAACCATTGTTCTGTTGCCGGTGTGGGGTGCCGGGCACTTCATGCCCATGCTAGAGGCCGGGAAGCAGCTGGTGGCCAGCAGTGGCCGCGCCATGTCGCTGACCGTGCTCCTGATGCCGTCCCCGACAGCGCAGGCCGCGTCCGAAATCTCCGGCCACATACGACGCctccagcagcaggaggatcaGGACGACGACGGGAACGGCAACGGCATACGCTTCCACCACCTCCCGGAAGTTAAGCTCCCGACGGACCACTCGGGCATCGAGGAATTCATCTCCCGCATAGTGCAGCTCCACGCGCCCCACCTCCGCGCCGCCATGGCAGGCCTGCGCTGCCCGGTGGCCGCGCTCGTCGTCGACATCTTCTGCGCGCCGGCGCTCGACGTGGCCCGCGACCTCGCCGTGCCGGCCTACGTCTACTTCACCTCcagcgccgcgctgctggcGCTCATCCTGCGCTCCCCGGCTCTCCGCGAGGAGGAGTTCCATGCCGATGGCGGCCTGGACTTGCCAGGGTTCCCGGCACCGGTGCCGCTGTGTTCCCTCCCGGACACCATgctggagaggaagaagacgacttATTCTTGGTTCGTGGACACCGGCAGGCGCTACATGGAGGCCAACGCCATCATCGTCAACACAGCAGCCGGGCTCGAGCCGGGCGTTCTCGCAGCCATTGCGGCCCCCGCCGTGTACCCAATCGGCCCAGTTCTCGCGCTAacgccgacgccgcccgcGGACGCCGGTCCAGATGCGTGTGTTAAGTGGCTCGACTCGCAGCCTCGAGCCTCTGTTCTGTTCCTCTGCTTCGGGAGCAAAGGGTTCCTCACCACGCCACaggtttcctttctttctttctgttttggCTTCGATGGATTCTGTCCCATGCAAGAATAGATCGATCAGGGATGATTATTGGTGCGAATGAACTTGCAGGTGCAGGCGATAGCACACGGGCTGGAGCGCAGCGGGCACCGGTTCTTGTGGGTGCTCCGTGGCCGGCCGGAGGACACCTCGCACGGCAAGCGAAGCCCCATGGACGCGGACCTCGCGGAGCTTCTCCCGGAGGGATTCCTTGACAAGACAAAGGGCAGAGGGCTGGTCTGGCCCAAGAGAGCGCCGCAGAAGGAGATCCTGGCCCACGGCGCCGTGGGGGGCTTCGTGACCCACTGCGGCTGGAACTCCGTCCTGGAGAGCCTGTGGTTCGGCGTGCCCATGCTGccgtggccgctcggcgccGACCAGCACCTCAACGCCTTCGCCATGGCATCCGGCGACATGATGGGCGTGGCCGTGCCGCTCAAGGTCGACAGGGAGCGGGGCAACTTcgtcgaggcggcggagctggaGCGAGCCGTGAGGTCTCTCATGGCTGGTGCCGGCCAGGTGAGGGACAAGGCCATGGAGATGATGAAGGTATGCCGGGACGCTGTGGACCAGAGCCAGGCTGGGTCCTCTTGCGCTTCGCTGCGGAGGCTCTCAAAGGAGCTACTCCAAGGAGCGGTGTTGCTGCCCAAGCCCAACACACATCTCTGATCTGATGTTTCTGCATGCAAATCATGCTGAATCTTTCTCTCCACCAAAGAACGGAGAAATCCCCCATTTGGCGTCAACTACAGACAAATGTTCATCGTCACGCGTGACACGTCGCCGTGGAATTGAATAAAGCGAGTTTTTTTAGGGCGCATATTGGCTATTGCTATACCGCTTTCGctttaaaaacaaaactagctTGGTGACCCATGTGCAGATCGCACCCCTAGCAATTTGTTATAATTGAAATTGTTCATCGAAACAAAATTATGTTTTATACATAAAATGCTAAGTATTGTTATTTTATTCCTCGAGTTATAGTTTGTCCATCTGGATTATTAAGGCCCACGAGTGTTTCTAAATCACCAATTTGACTAATGAAATACTATAAGTTATACGAATAAAATATCATTAAAAATTCTTCCGACTATGAATATAATGGTAATATATGGCATACTTTTTTGTGCGATAAAATACACATCTCGTTGatcaaatttgatgatccaaaaaacacatgaGCCTAATAAAACCTGGATGTAAGTTGTATGTTTTGCAATTCTAGTTAGGCACATTTGTTTCTCTTGATATTCCTTTCTATCATCAAAAACCAATTAGTTAGACTAAACATAGTTTCCTTGATGTATCACGTACATAAAAATCGTAACTAATGAGAATATAATATGAAATTTTCTTACATATATCATGCAGCGCGTGGTTAAGGAGGTTGAGATGGAGATACAACTACTAATGATTGATCTGTACAAAAGCTACGTGCAATgagctcatttttttttcctgattcGCCTTGCTTCCATCCGGTGGAGCTTGGGTTAGATTTCGATTTCCTGTGAAACAGCCTTAGATCATCCGTTCCGGACAAATAAAGAGTACCAAAATCATAGGTTAGCTTCTCAGCGTGATTATGCTGTTAATGTTGATCACCTCAAAAGAATTTGTTGGGGATGATAATGTCGTCCAAGTTAATCTTTGATAACTTCGAAAGGGATTTTGTATCTCTTATGGGTTCGGCCGGCTTGAGCGTCGCTGGTGTGTCTCCAATCTTGGTGGGGATTGCTATTGCGGTCATGGGTTTTGTTGGAAAGTCCTGTTAGAATTGTTATCACAAGCAATTTGCTTTATTTTAATTTATGTTAGTATACTATTTCCATCTAAGCATGATTGCACATGCCCTGAGTTGTCGTGACATACTTGTTTtagttctaatttttttttgtatattaTTTTCTCTAAACGTGCATCCTATGTTGTTGTGACATACTTGTTTTACTTCCGTTGCGAGCAAGGCTGAAACCAGAGAAATCACAATTGGGGTCATTCTTTAGAATTTATTGGTGTCATTGCATATTATTAGGGGCATTTCTTTATTTCTAAGAAGGATTAGCAAGAAGTCATTGGCGTCATTAGACACCAATGCATACACCTTGGCTTCGCCCTGGCTATGAATTTTTGTTTTATGGAGAATTTTGTATGCCTTGTTCTCTCGAGTGAatcttgtttattttgtttcgtcATTAATTGATTATTGCCGAATGTAATCTCCACCTTTCACTATAAATTATTTGATAGGAGTAAATCTTGTGTGCTCTTTGTGACTTAGATTGAATCTCCACTATCCGTTAACTTTTACAAAATTTGAATCATAGAAATTCTATTgttttaataatatatattAGACTTACCAGACTGAATCTTTAACATTGTTAACTTTTGCCAAATCTGAATCATAGAAGTTCTATTGTTTTAATAATACATTAGATTTCCATATCTAATTTTTAGGCACTTTTGTACAACAGTGAACAGCCTATTTAATGGAACCGCGAACCTTGATGTGACTGTTTTTTATAGTTAGCAGCAGTCTAGGTTGCAGCTCCTGTACTCAGGCAGCTGCATCAAATGGTTTCCATCAAACCATGTGGTCGACACATGGACCATCCGCTCCGAGAGGGGACCTAGACCCAAACCATGGGAACTAACCGCATCAACAATAGTACTAATGACAAAAAAACTTGTCCGGAACGAATGGTCCCCGGACCCCTGTAGGAGCACATCGTCGACCAGAGCCCATACGTGAACGACACACATGCACATGGTTGCGTGAACGACACATATGCACATGGTTGCTAACTATGTAGCCCCCAATGTACTAAATCGATTGTACTCCCTCATTTTCTCGATGCGCGTACGGGTTATTAGGTACGGAGTAGTTGcgggtttttttctttgcttgctGCTTTCAAATACTATGGTCCATGCTAATCCTACGCAGGCCTCACAAATGAGATATAAGGTCGCTCCATGCATTCATGTCAAGAATAGACATCTCAGCTACGAGAATCAGGTCTCACATCGGAATCAGCTAATAATACTCGCTCCTTTTCGGTTTATTAGGCATATTCCAGAAAATTTACCGTAA
The Brachypodium distachyon strain Bd21 chromosome 2, Brachypodium_distachyon_v3.0, whole genome shotgun sequence genome window above contains:
- the LOC100829786 gene encoding anthocyanidin 3-O-glucosyltransferase 2 isoform X1, producing the protein MESMANSPTIVLLPVWGAGHFMPMLEAGKQLVASSGRAMSLTVLLMPSPTAQAASEISGHIRRLQQQEDQDDDGNGNGIRFHHLPEVKLPTDHSGIEEFISRIVQLHAPHLRAAMAGLRCPVAALVVDIFCAPALDVARDLAVPAYVYFTSSAALLALILRSPALREEEFHADGGLDLPGFPAPVPLCSLPDTMLERKKTTYSWFVDTGRRYMEANAIIVNTAAGLEPGVLAAIAAPAVYPIGPVLALTPTPPADAGPDACVKWLDSQPRASVLFLCFGSKGFLTTPQVQAIAHGLERSGHRFLWVLRGRPEDTSHGKRSPMDADLAELLPEGFLDKTKGRGLVWPKRAPQKEILAHGAVGGFVTHCGWNSVLESLWFGVPMLPWPLGADQHLNAFAMASGDMMGVAVPLKVDRERGNFVEAAELERAVRSLMAGAGQVRDKAMEMMKVCRDAVDQSQAGSSCASLRRLSKELLQGAVLLPKPNTHL
- the LOC100829786 gene encoding anthocyanidin 3-O-glucosyltransferase 2 isoform X2; the encoded protein is MESMANSPTIVLLPVWGAGHFMPMLEAGKQLVASSGRAMSLTVLLMPSPTAQAASEISGHIRRLQQQEDQDDDGNGNGIRFHHLPEVKLPTDHSGIEEFISRIVQLHAPHLRAAMAGLRCPVAALVVDIFCAPALDVARDLAVPAYVYFTSSAALLALILRSPALREEEFHADGGLDLPGFPAPVPLCSLPDTMLERKKTTYSWFVDTGRRYMEANAIIVNTAAGLEPGVLAAIAAPAVYPIGPVLALTPTPPADAGPDACVKWLDSQPRASVLFLCFGSKGFLTTPQAIAHGLERSGHRFLWVLRGRPEDTSHGKRSPMDADLAELLPEGFLDKTKGRGLVWPKRAPQKEILAHGAVGGFVTHCGWNSVLESLWFGVPMLPWPLGADQHLNAFAMASGDMMGVAVPLKVDRERGNFVEAAELERAVRSLMAGAGQVRDKAMEMMKVCRDAVDQSQAGSSCASLRRLSKELLQGAVLLPKPNTHL